The following DNA comes from Buttiauxella agrestis.
AAAGATCCGCAGGAAGTACGCATTCAATCTAGCGTTACTACTCGCCCGGACATCAGCCAGAGCTACTGGACTGTGCACGGTATGCGTAAGAACGAAGCATTGGTTCGTTTCCTTGAGTCTGAAGATTTTGATGCGGCGATCATTTTCGTACGTACCAAAAACGCAACTCTGGAAGTGGCAGAAGCGCTGGAACAAAGCGGCTATAACAGTGCTGCACTGAACGGCGATATGAACCAGGCGCTGCGTGAGCAAACTCTGGAGCGTCTGAAAGACGGTCGTCTGGACATCCTGATTGCAACCGACGTTGCAGCTCGTGGTCTGGACGTTGAGCGTATCAGCCTGGTTGTTAACTACGACATCCCGATGGACTCTGAGTCTTACGTTCACCGTATCGGCCGTACTGGTCGTGCAGGTCGTGCTGGCCGTGCTCTGCTGTTCGTTGAGAACCGTGAGCGCCGTCTGCTGCGTAACATCGAACGCACCATGAAGCTGACTATTCCTGAAGTTGAACTGCCAAACCGTGATCTGCTGAGTGAGCGTCGTCTGGCTAAGTTTGCAGCTAAAGTTCAGCAGCAACTGGAAAGCAGCGATCTGGATCTGTACCGTGGTCTGCTGGCGAAAATCCAACCTTCTGCTGAATCAGAAGAAGCGCTGGATATGGAAACACTGGCTGCAGCACTGCTGAAAATGGCACAGGGCGAACGTCCTCTGATCCTGCCACCAGATGCACCAATGCGTCCACGTCGTGAATTCCGTGAGCGTGATGAGCGTTTCGAGCGTTCAGACCGTGCTCCACGTGGTGACCGTGGCGATCGTGCTCCGCGTGGTGACCGTCCAGAGCGTTCAGCTTCAGATCGTCCACAGCGTGATGGCGATGCACCACGTCGTGAACGTCGTGACGTTGGCGATATGGAACTGTACCGTATCGAAGTTGGCCGTGATGATGGTGTTGAAGTTCGTCACATCGTTGGCGCTATCGCTAACGAAGGCGATATCAGCAGCCGTTACATTGGTAACATCAAGCTGTTTGGTACTCACTCTACTATCGAACTGCCAAAAGGTATGCCGGGCGAAATCCTGCAGCACTTTACCCGTACTCGTATTCTGAACAAACCAATGAATATGCAGTTGATGGGTGATGCACAACCTCGTACTGATCGTGGCGGCGAACGTCGTGGCGGCGGTGCTGGTGCAGGTGCTGGCCGTAGCTTCGGTGGTGGTGAGCGTCGTGAAGGCGGCCGCGGTCCACGTCGTGACGGTCCAGGCGCTGGCGCACCACGTAGCTTCAGCGGCGAACGTCGTGAAGGCGGTCGTGGCCCACGTCGTGAAGATGGCGGTGCAGCACCAGCTCGTCGTCGTCCTACCGAAGCTTAATTGACAGAACTTTGTGCCTGCTGTTAATCAGCAGGCAGTGATAAAAATCCTGGTTATTGCAACCGGGATTTTTTTTATCCAAATTGTACTCATGTACTGGTACAATGTCGCGCAGCAAACCTGTCGCTTCGACAGTCGTTCATTGTTTCAGGAATTCGTATGGCAACCTTATCTACCACTCACGCATCGCCGTCTATTTTCGGCGGAGTCATGATTATTGGCGGCACAATTATTGGTGCCGGGATGTTTTCTCTGCCAGTGGTTATGTCTGGTGCGTGGTTTTTCTGGTCATTAGCCGCGCTGCTGGTGACGTGGTTTTGTATGCTGCACTCTGGTTTGATGATTCTCGAAGCCAATCTTAATTATCGAGTCGGCTCGAGTTTCGATACCGTGACTAAAGACTTATTGGGCAAAGGCTGGAATCTGATTAACGGCCTGTCCATTGCGTTTGTGCTGTATATCCTGACCTATGCCTATATTTCGGCGAGCGGTTCAGTTATCCATCACACGCTTGGCAAAATGTCTGTTGATTTCCCCGCAAGATTTGCCGGGTTGATCTTTGCCCTCGTGGTGGCGTTTATTGTCTGGATGAGCACGCGCGCTGTTAGCCGCATGACCACTATCGTGCTCGGTGCAAAAATACTCACTTTCTTTATGACGTTTGGCGGTTTGATGTGGCACGTCGAACCGGCAACATTGCTGGATAGCAAAGCGATTAATCCGAGCTATTTGCCGTATCTCTTTATGACACTGCCATTTTGTCTCGCCTCATTTGGCTATCACGGTAACGTACCCAGCCTGATGAAGTATTATGGCAAAGATCCGCAAACCATTAAGCGCTGCCTGATTTGGGGAACGCTGATGGCGCTGGGGCTGTATGTCATTTGGTTGATTGGCAGTATGGGTAATATTCCGCGCAGTGACTTCATCGCCATTGCGGACAAAGGCGGCAACATCGATGTGCTGGTAGGGGCGTTGAGCGGTGTGTTGAATAGCCGCGCGCTGGACTTGCTGCTGATCGTGTTCTCTAACTTTGCCGTTGCGAGTTCCTTCCTGGGCGTGACGTTAGGATTATTCGATTACCTTGCTGATTTATTTAAGTTCGACGACTCACCGGTGGGGCGCCTGAAAACCGCGTTGGTGACTTTTATTCCGCCAATGTTAGGCGGTGTTATCTGGCCTGATGGTTTTATCTACGCAATTGGTTTTGCCGGGCTGGCGGCGACTATCTGGGCGGCAATTGTTCCCGCGCTGTTGGCAAAAGCCTCACGTAAAAAGTTTGGCAGCCCAATTTATCGGGTGTGGGGCGGCAATAAAATGATTGTGCTGATTCTGATCTTTGGCGTGACCAACGCAGCAATTCATATCCTTTCAAGCTTCGATCTATTACCGGTTTATCATTAAATTTGTCGCCCCTCCGTTGAGGGGCGACATCATTAACTCGTCAAACTTTCATGCACATCCATCGCCAAATCAAATGAATGTAGTCGGGCTTCGGTATCAAAAATTTGCCCGTTCACCATGATTTCATCGGCCTGGGTTTCCCGCAGCAGTGAAATCAGCCCGTGGCGCACCTTCGCTGTATCGCCGACCAGCGACATGCTCAACGCTTGCTGAACGCCATACTTCTCTGCGGGACTCCAGAAGTTATCCATATTTTCAATCGGTGGCGGTAGTTGGCCAGTCTCACCGCGACGGAGTTTAACGAAAGCCTGCTGCATAGAGGTAAACAGGAATTCGGCATCACGGTTGCTGTCGGCGGCGACGATATTTATACACACCATCGCGTACGGTTTTTCCAGACGTGCAGACGGTTTGAATTGAGCGCGGTAAAGTTGCAGCGCCTGGAACAACATATCTGGAGCAAAGTGTGAAGCAAAGGCAAACGGCAACCCAAGTTGCGCGGCCAGCTGCGCGCTATACAAGCTGGAACCTAACAGCCAGACGGGGATTTTCGCGTTGTAACCAGGAACCGGGCGCACTACCGGGTTAGGATCGGTTGCGTCAAACCACGAAACCAGCTCACTGACATCGCGCGGGAAATTGTCGATATCGCCGCTCATATGACGGCGCAACGCCATCATTGTGCGCTGGTCACTTCCCGGTGCGCGGCCCAGGCCCAAATCGATACGGCCCGGATAGAGCGTTTCCAGCGTGCCAAACTGCTCGGCAATCACTAACGGCGAATGGTTTGGCAACATCACGCCGCCTGAGCCCAGGCGCAAAGTCTCGGTATTCGCCGCAAGATAGCCAATCAGCACGGATGTCGCCGCACTGGCGATACCGGTCATATTGTGGTGTTCAGCCAGCCAATAGCGATGGTAGCCGCGCTTTTCGGCAAGGCGAGCTAAATCCAGAGAACGATGGAACGCATCACGAGGCTGGGAGCCTTGTGGAATCGGGGCTAAATCCAGTAGAGAGAAAGGAACTTGGGTGATGTCAGACATAACGGCTCACTTTGTTAGACGAAGTGGGTAACTTCGTTTGCTGATAATTAGCCTTAGTATTGCGCAGAACCATCAACAATTAAGTAACAAAGTGAGCCTTTTCTCAGCTCTGAGTCACCAGTTCTAATCCAGCGACGCGTCGCCAGTAACCATTGCAATCACTTTGCTGCGCTAGCGTCAAAGGAGCATTACCATTCTCATTTTTGCGGAAGGCTTCCAGAACGCGCAATGTTTCCATCCCCATCGGCGATAAACGTACCATATCGACCAGGCCTTTCATCGATGCCAGTTCGTTACCGAGGTTGTAAACATAACCGCTCATGGTCTGAATGCCGTTAAGTACGAACACTTGCTGATTTTCCTGCGACAGCATATTGCGCCCGACAGGATATTTAATGCAGCAGGTTTCGCATTCATCTTTTGGCTTATCTTCAGAACGAGCGGTAAAGCAGCGCGCAGAATAGGCCAGCGGTAAATGACCGTAGCTCAGGACTTCCACTTCAAACTTGTTGCGAATACCTAGCTCATCACACTGAGTCAGCATGTTTGCCAGCCAGTCGCGTGACAACTCCACAGGCATGCACCAACGAATCATGCCTTGTTTGAGTAACAGACGCAGAGTCACCGCGTTATAACAGTTAAGCGCATGACCCGCGACAAACGGCAGCTTGCGCTCTGCCGCCATGTTCACCGCACCCAAATCGTTAGCTTCAATCAGGAAATCGCCATTCTCAACGTAACGTTTTAGCTCGTTGAGTTCAGACGGAGCCTGAACCAGGGCGAGGGTCGAAAGCACCACTTGTTTGCCCTGGCCTGCGAGGTTTTTCGCCATATCTAACCAGTCGCCAGTTTTGGTCGCACGACGCTTACTACACACTGACTCGCCAAGATAAATAGTCTCAGCGCTGCTGTTTGCGGCAGCCTGATAAAATTTTTCCAGTGTCTCTTTTGGCCAGTAGTAAAGCACCGGCCCTAATGAATATTTCATGGGTTTTCCTACTGCCATTTACGGTGATAGGCACCGAGTGTGGTTTGCGTGCCTTCGGCCATCTCGCCCAGCGCTTCCATCCACGCGGGTTGAGCGTGATAGTTTTCCGGATCGGCCATGCAGCGGTCGATAGCCTGACGCCAGACTTTGGCGACCTGGGTGACATACGCCGGGCTGCGCTGGCGACCTTCAATTTTCACCGAAGCAATATTTGCCGCGAGTAATTCAGGCAGCAGTTCAAGCGTGTTCAGACTGGTTGGCTCTTCAAGCGCGTGATATTTCTGGTCATCAACCAGATAGCGACCTTTACACAGCGTCGGATAACCTGCATTTTCACCATCCTGATAACGGTCAATCAGCACGTCGTTGAGACGCGACTCAAGCCCTTGCGGCGTTTGCTGCCAGCGGACAAACCGTGCCGGAGAACACGCGCCCACCGTATTTGGCGATTCGCCAGTCAGATAAGAAGAAAGGTAGCAACGGCCTTCAGCCATAATGCACAGGCTGCCAAAAGCAAAGACTTCCAGCGGCACCGGAGTTACCCTGGCTAACTGTTTTACCTGATGAATAGATAACACGCGCGGCAGAACCACTCGCGCGACATCGAAATGGCGATGATAAAAACGAATCGCTTCTTCATTGGTGGCGGAGGCCTGTACCGAAACATGGCGCTCAACGTGCGGATATCGTTCTGCTGCGTACTCAAGCATCGCCAGATCGGCGAGAATTAAAGCATCGGCTCCGAGTTGCGCTGCCATATCCACTGCTCGTTGCCAGCGCACATAGCCGTCAGGGTGCGCAAACGTATTGATAGCGATATGCAGTTTACGGCGATGTTGATGCACGTAACTCACCGCTTCTTGCAGTTTCTTCTCCGTGAAATTCAGTCCAGCAAAATGGCGGGCGTTGGTGTCATCTTTAAGACCAATGTAAACCGCATCGGCACCATTATCGATGGCCGCTTTCAACGCCGGTAAGTTTCCGGCTGGGCAAAGCAACTCCATAATTTATCCTGAATCATCGGGTAACCTTTGAGGTAACCCATGCAGCCCAGGGCAAGGGCCACAAAATTGTTAACGAACTGGGATTTTAGTTAACCCGTCCGCGACAAATTTTGATTTAAGGCAGTTAATGGCGTATTGATGACATCAATATAGAGGTATCGATAACCCGCGTAATTGTTGATTTGCACCGCTACGGAGAATGGCTGGTGTGGCAAAATAGCGTTCAAATTTCTCAAGGAGTAAAGCTCGTGTTGGATAAATTGCGTTCACGCCTGGTCCATTTAGGTCCGTCATTGTTAAGAACACCGGTTAAACTGACGCCCTTTACTCTGAAGCGCCAGGTACTTGAACAGGTTCTGGGCTGGCAGTTTCGTCAGGCAATGGAAGAGGGTGAGCTCGAATTTCTTGAGAATCGTTGGTTAAGCATTGAAGTCCGCGATCTCGGCCTGAAGTGGTTTACTTCGGTACAAGATAATAAACTGGTGGTTCGTGAAGACGCTCCTGCTGATGTCAGCTTTAGCGCAACGGCGAATGATTTATTGATGATCGCTGCACGCAAACAAGATCCCGATACCCTGTTTTTCCAGCGTCGCCTGGTTATTGAAGGGGACACCGAATTGGGTCTGTACGTCAAAAATTTAATGGATGCCATTGAGCTGGATGCGATGCCGAAACCTTTACGCATACTGCTGCTGCAACTGGCTGATTTTGTCGAAGCAGGTATGAAACACAAACCTGTTCCAGAAAGTAACTCGGTAGGTGAGCCATGCTAATTCGTGTAGAAATACCTATTGATGCTCCAGGCATCGACGCTTTACTTCGCCGTTCCTTTAAGGGCAATGGTGAGGCAGATTTAGTGAAGGATTTACGAGAAGACGGCCTGTTAACACTTGGCGTTGTGGCAACCGATGACGAAGGTCAGGTTGTCGGTTACGCCGCCTTTAGCCCAGTTGCGGTCGAAGGTGAAGAGCTTCAGTGGGTTGGCCTGGCACCGCTGGCAGTTGATGAAGCTTATCGTGGTCAGGGGCTGGCAAAACAGCTGGTCTATGAAGGGCTGGATTCACTCAATGAGTTTGGCTACGCGGCGGTTGTCACGTTAGGCGAACCGGCATTGTACGGGCGTTTTGGTTTTGTTCCTGCTGCACAATTCGATTTGCGTTGTGTGTGGCCTGATACCGAAGCCTATTTCCTGATTCATCCGCTGGCCGATGACGCGCTAAATGGCGTAAGTGGATTAGTGGAATATCACGAGCATTTTAACCGAGAGTTTTGATCTCTGATGACGTTTGAAGGCTTGCCAGCAGGTCTTCAAACGACAATGCTCCTTTTACCAGCATCTCTTTCTGCGCTTTAGTTAGCTGCTTGATGCGATATTCCAGGCGCAAGGCGCTTGAACGATCGCCAACCAGATGGCTGAATGCCAGCGTCAATTCACCTCTCCCGCGCAATGCTTTAGCGCCTTTTCCAGCCTGATGCTGCGAGAAGCGGCGTTCCACATCGGTGGTTATACCGGTATATAAACGGTTATCAAGAGTGCGAACTAAATAGAGATACCAGGGAGACATAGGTCAGGCGCATAATTAACGTTTTACGCAGAATATCACTCTTCAGGTTGCCCATGGAAACTCTCAATGCCATCAGTCGCTGGCTGAACAAACAGCATGTACTGACTTACTGCGCTGGCGGTCATAGTGATTTATGGTGCGCCAATGCGTTCTATTTATACGATGCGCAGCGCGTGGCTTTTTATCTGTTAAGCGAATCCCACACCCGCCATGGCGAGTTGATTGGTAAACAGGCCAGGGTGGCCGGAACCGTTAACGGGCAGCCGAAAACCGTCGCACTGATTCGTGGCGTGCAGTTCCGCGGGGAAATTACGCTGATTGAAGAAACTGAAGCGGCAAATATTCGTAACCTTTACTGCAAACGCTTCCCGGTGGCGAGAGTGATGTCTGCTCCGGTCTGGGAAATTCGGCTCGATGAGCTGAAAATGACAGATAACACGCTCGGTTTTGGGAAAAAACTGCACTGGCTGCGAGATGACACTAAGCTTGGTGAATAAGCAACAGGAGAACTTATGAGCCGGGTTTTGTTAACAGGGGCCACGGGTCTCATTGGCGGGCATCTATTACGCATGTTGATCGAGGCACCGCAAGTCAGCCACATCACTGCGGCGACACGGCGGCCTTTGCCTGCAATGAGTAAAGTCACCAATCCCCACGATCCTCAATTGAGTGATGCACTCACACAATTAACCGAGCCGCTTGATACCGTGTTTTGTTGCCTCGGCACCACGATGAAAGAAGCGGGCAGCAAAGAAGCTTTTGTGCTGGCAGATTACACGCTGGTGGTGGATACCGCCATAACCGGCCAACGCCTTGGCGCGAAGCATATGCTGGTGGTGAGTGCGATTGGCGCTAACAGTCAATCACCGTTTTTCTACAATCGTGTGAAAGGCGAAATGGAAGAGGCGCTGATCGCGCAAGACTGGCCGCGTTTAACCATTGCTCGCCCGTCCATGTTGATTGGGCACCGTGAATCGCAACGTTTTAATGAATCGCTGTTTGCGCCGCTGTTTAAAATCATGCCTGGGAAATGGAAGTCAATTGAAGCCAGAGATGTGGCAAAGGCGATGTTGCGAGAAGCGCTGAATCCGTCTCGCGAAGGTGTGAACATTCTGGACTCGCGGCAGTTGCGGGAAATAGCAAAAGCCCCTTAAGGGGCTTTATCGCAAATGATGCACAACCTGGTTGCTACTACCACGCCAGATAAGCGCCGGATCTTTGAGGTCCTGAACAAATTTACCGTCGATCAGCACATTGATTAAATCAACAACTTCACGTTGAGCTTCGGTCAATTCCTCAAGCTTATAACCCGTCCACAGCCAGATATCTTTGCCGGGACATTCCGTTTTTACTCGTTGCACCAGTTTCAGCACATCCGCGATGTTTTGCGGGTGAAGCGGATCGCCGCCCGAAAGCGACAACCCCTGGCGGCGAATACGCGTGTCATTCAGATCGTTGATTATCCGATCTTCCATTTCCTGCGTGAACGCCGTGCCTGAATTTAACCGCCAGGTGCTTTTGTTGTAACACCCGGGACATTCATGCACGCAGCCAGAAACAAACAGCGTGCAGCGTGTCCCTGGCCCGTTCACGATATCTACCGGGTAGTATTGATGACAACGCATCAACCAATCTGCCCGTTGCCCAAATGCTTCACGCGGCGCTTAACTTCTTCCTGCTTACCGGCGTTAAATGGACGTGCATCCGGGCTGCCCAGATAACCGCAGACGCGGCGCGTTACGGATACGCGAGCCGCATCGTGGTTGCCACATTTAGGGCAGGTGAAGCCTTTGCTGGTGCACTCAAACTCACCGGTAAAACCGCACTCGTAGCATTCGTCAATTGGCGTGTTGGTGCCGTAATACGGAACGTGTTTGTAGCTATAATCCCAGACGTCTTCCAGCGCTTGCAGATTGTGCTGAATATTTGGATATTCGCCGTAACAGATGAAACCGCCGTTGGCCACTGGTGGGTATGGCGCTTCAAAGTCGATTTTGTCGTATGGGTTAACTTTCTTCTCAACATCTAAGTGGAAGCTGTTGGTGTAGTAACCTTTATCTGTCACGCCCGGAACCACGCCAAATTCTGCAGTATCAAGACGGCAGAAACGGTCGCACAGGTTTTCACTTGGCGTGCTGTAAAGGCTGAAGCCGTAGCCGGTTTCATCTTTCCAGGTGTCGGTCGCCAGGCGCAGGCGCTCAACAATAGCGACGGCTTTCGCGCGTAACTCTTCGCTGTCGTATACGTGTTGATTGCCAAACAGCGCATTCACCGTTTCGTGGATACCGATGTAACCCAGGGAAATCGACGCGCGGCCATTTTTGAAAATCTCAGAAACGTCGTCGTCTGCTTTCAGACGCACGCCACAAGCCCCTTCCATATACAGGATAGGTGCCACGCGAGCTTTAACGCCTTCCAGACGTGCAATGCGCGTCATCAGTGCCTTGTATGCCAGTTCCAGGCGCTCATCGAGCAGTTTCCAGAAGGCAGATTCATCACCCTTTGCTTCCAGCGCAATACGCGGCAGGTTCAGGCTGATAACGCCGATATTGTTACGGCCATCGTGGATCTGCTCGCCATTTTCTTCATACACGCCGAGGAAACTACGGCAACCCATTGGCGTTTTGAACGAACCGGTCACTTTCACAACCTGGTCGTAGTTCAGAATGTCCGGGTACATGCGCTTGCTGGCGCACTCCAGCGCGAGCTGTTTAATGTCGTAGTTTACGTCGCCCGCTTTGTGGTTCAGGCCGTCTTTAATCGCAAAGACCAGTTTCGGGAACACCGCTGTTTTACGGTTTTTGCCCAGACCCGCAATGCGATTACGCAGAATAGAAGTCTGAATCAGGCGAGATTCCCAGCTGGTCCCCAGACCAAAACCGAAGGTCACGAACGGTGTCTGACCGTTAGCAGTGTGCAGCGTGTTGACTTCATATTCCAGCGACTGGAAAGCGTCGTAACACTCTTTTTCGGTACGAGAAAGCGCATAGCCTTCGGCATCTGGGATTTGCCACTTTTCAGCAGTCTGGCGATGTTTTTCAAAGCTTTCAGTGACGAACGGTGCCAGCACTTCATCAATACGGTTAATCGTGGTGCCGCCGTAAATATGGCTGGCAACCTGGGCGATGATTTGCGCCGTGACGGCGGTTGCCGTAGAGATGGATTTCGGTGGCTCAATCTCCGCGTTACCCATCTTAAAGCCGTGCGTCAGCATGCCTTTGAGGTCAATCAGCATGCAGTTAAACATCGGGAAGAACGGTGAGTAATCGAGGTCGTGGTAGTGAATATCGCCACGCTCGTGCGCTAGCACCACATCACGCGGCAACAAGTGCTGCGAGGCATAGTGTTTCGCCACAATACCGGCTAAAAGATCGCGCTGAGTCGGGATAACTTTGCTGTCTTTATTGGCGTTTTCATTGAGCAAAGCGGAGTTAGTTTGTTCCACCAGACCGCGGATTTCCTGATTCAGGCGACCACGTTTTTCGCGTTCGATATCACGGTCATGGCGATATTCGATGTAAGCGCGTGCTAGCTGCTTGTAGTCACCCGCCATCAACTGGTTTTCAACGGCGGTCTGGATTTCGCCAATATCAACCTGGCTGCGGCCTTCCATCTGCACACGCACAATGTCTGCGACGGTGGCGCAATAGTCTGCGTCATCGACTCCCGCTGCTTTAGCTGCACGAAGAATAGCTTCTTTAATGCGCTCTGAAGTGAAAGGCACTTTGCACCCGTCTCTTTTCATCACATGCGGTGTCATGATCTCTCCATTTAAAAAAGGTTATCCACAAAGGGATGTCATTGTCTGCAAGCTGGTATTTGCTCGCATTGCCATAGGCTTTCTGTTTTTGCCCCTGGCTTTATCCACAGATAATCCCCAGAAGTGGCTGTGGCTCTTGTTGCTATAATAGTCGATTAATACAAGATGTAGGGGCGGGGTGCATTTTAAGGTCTATATGTAGTGATTTGCATCAAACAAGTTTGCGATTTTATTGATGCAGGACAAGGTAAATCGGGCGTAGCAGGAAGGATGGGCAACAAGGAGAAATCTTAAAATTTTTAAAGTATGCAGTTCGTGCATTTTGTTAACCAGAGCCCTTTTCCCTCATTACTTTGTATGATTTCTAATTTCTTTTAATGTGATGAAAATCACAGCCATCCTTCAGAGTCAGTCTTATTGTGATTTCCATATACATTATTGATTTTATTATATTTATCAGAATTATGGTTCAGTTTCAACTATAGGCTCTGGTCAATAATTCCACGGACAGGAAAGGACTTCCATCATGGCTTCAGACGGCACCCGCTTTACCTTCACCGCCGGGCGTACTCCGGCGGATACCTTTGCGGTGGTGAACTTTAAGCTTAAACAATCCCTCTCTTCCCTGTTCAGCCTGGATATCTCCGTCGCCTGCAATGACCCGGCGATTGGCTTTCAAAAACTCCTCGATGAATACGGGGTTCTCACCATCTGGCAGGGCGAGGTGATTAAACGCCGGGTGCGCGGCATCGTTACCTTCTGCGAACAGGGTGACAGCGGCAAGCACCAGACGCTTTACTCGATGACGGTGCGCCCGGAGTTCTGGCGCAGCTCCCAGCGGCAGAACTGCCGCAGCTTTCAGAACTACGACATCCAGTACATCTTTGCGAAACTGCTGAAAGAGATGCGTATCCGCACGCATGACGCGCTGTTCCGGCGTCCGCATCCGGCGCGGGAATTCTGCGTGCAGTTTATGGAGTCGGATTACGACTTTATCGCCCGCCTCGCCGCCGAAGAAGGCATTTTTTTCTTCGAGGATGAATATCTCGACGACCGTGACCAGAAGCTGACCTTCACCGATGACCGCAGCAACCTGCGCGGCCTCGGGGCGTTTCCGTACAACCTCAATGCCGCCTCTGAATCGTCCACCTACTGCATCAATACCTTTCGCCGCAGCGCGCAAATCCGCCCGGCAAAAGTCACCACCCAGGATTACACCTTCACCGCGCCGAACTGGCAGGCGCAGTATCAGGAAGAAGGGGCAGACCTGTCGTATCAGCGCCCGGATTATGAGATTTTTGACTATCCGGGGCGTTTTAAGGATGAACAGCACGGGGCCGATTTTGCGAAATATCAGATGGACGGCTGGCGCAATAACGTCGATTTTGCCAGCGGCACCAGTAATTGCCCGCAGTTACAGCCGGGGCGCTGGTTCACCCTTACCGACCACCCGCGTGAAGATTTAAACAACCCGTGGCAGGTGGTGTCGAGCGAGATGACCGGCAGCCAGCCGCAGGCGCATATCGGCAGTTCCGGCCAGGGCACTACCCTCACCAACCGCTTTCATGTTATCCCGGCCACACAGACCTGGCGACCGGCACCGTTGCCGAAACCGCTGGTGGACGGCCCGCAAATCGGGATTGTTACCGGTCCTGCCGGGGAAGAAATCTACTGCGACGAGCACGGGCGTGTGACGGTGAAATTTGCCTGGGACCGCTATAACAAAACCAACGAAGAAAGCTCGTGCTGGGTGAGGGTCTCGCAGGCGTGGGCGGGCACCGGCTTCGGTAACATCGCCATCCCGCGCGTCGGCCAGGAAGTGATTGTCGATTTCCTCAACGGCGACCCCGACCAGCCGATTATCACCGGGCGCACCTATCACGCCGCCAACCGCTCTCCGGGCGACCTGCCGGGGACCAAAACCCAGATGGCAATACGCTCGCAGACGTATAAGGGTAATGGATACAACGAATTAATGTTTGACGACCAGACCGGCCAGGAATTGCTGTCGATGCATGCCCAGAAGGACATGAAGACCGTGGTGCTGAACAACCGCGATACGAATGTGAAAGTCGACCACAGTGAAACCATCGGCCATAACCAGCAGGTCACTGTCGGCCTGGGGCAGACGGTGAAAAT
Coding sequences within:
- a CDS encoding GIY-YIG nuclease family protein — protein: MSPWYLYLVRTLDNRLYTGITTDVERRFSQHQAGKGAKALRGRGELTLAFSHLVGDRSSALRLEYRIKQLTKAQKEMLVKGALSFEDLLASLQTSSEIKTLG
- a CDS encoding YhbP family protein, with translation METLNAISRWLNKQHVLTYCAGGHSDLWCANAFYLYDAQRVAFYLLSESHTRHGELIGKQARVAGTVNGQPKTVALIRGVQFRGEITLIEETEAANIRNLYCKRFPVARVMSAPVWEIRLDELKMTDNTLGFGKKLHWLRDDTKLGE
- a CDS encoding NAD(P)H-binding protein, encoding MSRVLLTGATGLIGGHLLRMLIEAPQVSHITAATRRPLPAMSKVTNPHDPQLSDALTQLTEPLDTVFCCLGTTMKEAGSKEAFVLADYTLVVDTAITGQRLGAKHMLVVSAIGANSQSPFFYNRVKGEMEEALIAQDWPRLTIARPSMLIGHRESQRFNESLFAPLFKIMPGKWKSIEARDVAKAMLREALNPSREGVNILDSRQLREIAKAP
- the nrdG gene encoding anaerobic ribonucleoside-triphosphate reductase-activating protein; protein product: MRCHQYYPVDIVNGPGTRCTLFVSGCVHECPGCYNKSTWRLNSGTAFTQEMEDRIINDLNDTRIRRQGLSLSGGDPLHPQNIADVLKLVQRVKTECPGKDIWLWTGYKLEELTEAQREVVDLINVLIDGKFVQDLKDPALIWRGSSNQVVHHLR
- the nrdD gene encoding anaerobic ribonucleoside-triphosphate reductase, with product MTPHVMKRDGCKVPFTSERIKEAILRAAKAAGVDDADYCATVADIVRVQMEGRSQVDIGEIQTAVENQLMAGDYKQLARAYIEYRHDRDIEREKRGRLNQEIRGLVEQTNSALLNENANKDSKVIPTQRDLLAGIVAKHYASQHLLPRDVVLAHERGDIHYHDLDYSPFFPMFNCMLIDLKGMLTHGFKMGNAEIEPPKSISTATAVTAQIIAQVASHIYGGTTINRIDEVLAPFVTESFEKHRQTAEKWQIPDAEGYALSRTEKECYDAFQSLEYEVNTLHTANGQTPFVTFGFGLGTSWESRLIQTSILRNRIAGLGKNRKTAVFPKLVFAIKDGLNHKAGDVNYDIKQLALECASKRMYPDILNYDQVVKVTGSFKTPMGCRSFLGVYEENGEQIHDGRNNIGVISLNLPRIALEAKGDESAFWKLLDERLELAYKALMTRIARLEGVKARVAPILYMEGACGVRLKADDDVSEIFKNGRASISLGYIGIHETVNALFGNQHVYDSEELRAKAVAIVERLRLATDTWKDETGYGFSLYSTPSENLCDRFCRLDTAEFGVVPGVTDKGYYTNSFHLDVEKKVNPYDKIDFEAPYPPVANGGFICYGEYPNIQHNLQALEDVWDYSYKHVPYYGTNTPIDECYECGFTGEFECTSKGFTCPKCGNHDAARVSVTRRVCGYLGSPDARPFNAGKQEEVKRRVKHLGNGQIG
- the tssI gene encoding type VI secretion system tip protein TssI/VgrG, which encodes MASDGTRFTFTAGRTPADTFAVVNFKLKQSLSSLFSLDISVACNDPAIGFQKLLDEYGVLTIWQGEVIKRRVRGIVTFCEQGDSGKHQTLYSMTVRPEFWRSSQRQNCRSFQNYDIQYIFAKLLKEMRIRTHDALFRRPHPAREFCVQFMESDYDFIARLAAEEGIFFFEDEYLDDRDQKLTFTDDRSNLRGLGAFPYNLNAASESSTYCINTFRRSAQIRPAKVTTQDYTFTAPNWQAQYQEEGADLSYQRPDYEIFDYPGRFKDEQHGADFAKYQMDGWRNNVDFASGTSNCPQLQPGRWFTLTDHPREDLNNPWQVVSSEMTGSQPQAHIGSSGQGTTLTNRFHVIPATQTWRPAPLPKPLVDGPQIGIVTGPAGEEIYCDEHGRVTVKFAWDRYNKTNEESSCWVRVSQAWAGTGFGNIAIPRVGQEVIVDFLNGDPDQPIITGRTYHAANRSPGDLPGTKTQMAIRSQTYKGNGYNELMFDDQTGQELLSMHAQKDMKTVVLNNRDTNVKVDHSETIGHNQQVTVGLGQTVKIGKENAAGHDQTITVAHDRSITVRNDQTLKVTRDRTVNSGRDDTLHVVKDRKVTVKGKQEHKTTGDHISLVEGKHSLEVKGDLARKVTGALGIYVDGDIVLESSSQISMKVGSSFIVIRPAGVDIMGLKINLNGGGSAGTPVQTLQPTVLSALGDKVDDAATESPQDENADSSGDGDNSEGGDEHGSEDESDQYNIQFHFSDDDDTPYTDMKYVACFSDGTQKEGVIDKNGFTETFNSIQKEDIKIKVLFDIW